One Thermoanaerobacter kivui genomic window, GTCCATTATTCTGCTTCCAATATATCCTGAAAGTTGCTTTTGAGCGTATTTATTAGCAAGCATCGTCTTTGCCCTTATTATATCTATAACAGCCTCTGCTTGAGACAAATCAATCCTTCCGTTTAGAAAAGCTCTTTTTGTAAATTCGCCTGGTTCAGCAATCCTTGCCCCGTGTTTTAACACTAATTCAAGAATTTTAGAAGTTACAACAATTCCACCGTGGCAATTTATTTCAACTACATCTTCCCTCGTGTAAGTATTAGGCTTTTTCATTATAGATACCAAAACTTCATCGTATACTTCTTTTGTCTCTGGGTCGATTATATTGCCATAATGTAAAGTGTGAGTTTTTACCTTTTTTAAATCTTTCGGCTTATAAGGCTTAAAAATTTTAGAGACTATATCTATTGCCTCATTACCGCTCAGTCTCACTATTCCAATTCCTGCTTCCCCTGGAAAGGTTGAAATAGCAGCAATTGTATCAAAATCCATTTCCATCACCAACCAACAAATTATCTTATAAAATAATATGCCAACATTCTGTGCTTTTCAATCATAATATAAAAAAAACCCTGATTAGGGTACTATTTTAAAGCTATAATAACTCTTCTATTAGGCTCTTCACCTTCACTGTAAGTTTCTACATAGGGATGGTCTTGCAAAGCCATGTGTATAATTCTTCTTTCATTGGGACTCATGGGCTCTAATTCTATATTCTCTTTACTCTCCATCACTCGTTGTGCCAACTTTTTTGCCAATTTAATCAAAGTCTGTTCTCTTCTTTTTCTGTAATTTTCTGCATCAAGTATAATTCTTTTATACCTTTCGTAAGTTCTATACTTATTTGCGACAACATTCACAAGATATTGTAGGGAATCCAAAGTCTCTCCTCTGTGGCCTATCAATAAACCGACATTTTTCCCGTGCAAATTAAACTTTATACAATCTTCTTCTTCT contains:
- the jag gene encoding RNA-binding cell elongation regulator Jag/EloR, with the translated sequence MKELIRTGKTVEEAVNLALKEFGVPREMVDVEILDEGGKGFLGLLSKQAVVRVILKDVVKESAKNFLQSVIEAMKIDVKFDIVEEEDCIKFNLHGKNVGLLIGHRGETLDSLQYLVNVVANKYRTYERYKRIILDAENYRKRREQTLIKLAKKLAQRVMESKENIELEPMSPNERRIIHMALQDHPYVETYSEGEEPNRRVIIALK